From a single Candidatus Methanoperedens sp. genomic region:
- a CDS encoding TrkA family potassium uptake protein, which produces MKKFILVGYGDVGRSIAHVLQNAHVSFVVIDKNEAKLKERGFDYVAGDATDEEILKRAGIKNASTVIIVLNDDSDIIFSTLIARNINPHCIILARANATKSIDKIYRAGADYVASLSIVAGQMLAHIALGHEAETITMLEGLEIARHHVTSGSPLVGKTIADAKIRSRIGCTIIGIEEDGKTITDIDPSIIIQEGMTLAIIGNCEQISKFKKEYAV; this is translated from the coding sequence ATGAAAAAATTTATTCTGGTGGGCTATGGCGATGTTGGAAGGAGTATAGCACATGTTCTCCAAAATGCCCATGTGAGCTTTGTGGTTATTGACAAGAATGAAGCAAAGTTGAAGGAGAGAGGTTTTGATTATGTGGCAGGAGATGCCACGGATGAGGAGATTCTCAAGCGTGCTGGCATTAAAAACGCCTCGACTGTTATCATAGTCCTGAATGACGATTCGGATATTATTTTTAGCACGCTCATTGCCAGAAATATTAACCCTCACTGCATAATCCTTGCAAGGGCAAATGCAACAAAATCGATAGATAAAATCTACAGGGCAGGAGCGGATTATGTGGCATCGCTTTCTATCGTGGCAGGGCAGATGCTGGCGCACATCGCCCTCGGGCATGAGGCAGAAACTATTACGATGCTTGAGGGACTGGAAATAGCAAGGCACCACGTAACTTCAGGTTCGCCTCTTGTCGGGAAGACCATTGCGGATGCAAAGATTCGCTCAAGGATAGGATGCACCATAATAGGGATTGAAGAGGACGGAAAGACCATCACGGACATCGACCCCTCGATTATCATACAGGAGGGGATGACGCTTGCTATTATCGGAAACTGCGAGCAGATTTCGAAATTCAAGAAAGAGTATGCTGTTTAA
- a CDS encoding tyrosine-type recombinase/integrase — translation MITIDSYIKEIQANGQAAHTLINVEQTLRYAGQFKPLSKWKDQDVTRYILELQKTYKPSSIEYKKAVLKRFFKRAGKGDIVEHVKIKFIKGNLNREDILTVDDVNNLIAYTESPMYKALFSFLFESGARISEVLNVKVEDIQETDRGMIIAIPQTKTGTDKRRALYVYSAGYIRNHLTYSGLKKGDKLFGITRPAVHLMLQKVGKEAGIDKPLSPHKFRHASATDMLLRGYQDPIVKKKHGWTADSRMIARYQHIVDDDVINAEAEKKNGADTIKRPIRTIKQAESLNIATSQLQLSKLSAENQELRAKFEEQQKQMNKQDRERELLMTLLKEKGIV, via the coding sequence ATGATAACGATAGACAGCTATATAAAAGAGATTCAAGCCAACGGACAGGCAGCACATACTTTAATCAATGTCGAACAGACTTTGAGATATGCAGGGCAGTTTAAACCATTATCCAAGTGGAAAGACCAGGATGTTACCCGATATATCTTAGAATTACAAAAGACCTATAAACCAAGTTCTATCGAGTACAAAAAAGCAGTATTGAAGCGCTTTTTTAAGCGAGCTGGAAAAGGTGATATTGTCGAGCATGTAAAAATCAAGTTCATAAAAGGAAATCTCAATCGGGAAGATATTTTAACAGTGGATGATGTCAATAATCTGATAGCATACACTGAAAGCCCGATGTATAAAGCCCTTTTCAGCTTTTTATTTGAATCTGGGGCAAGGATAAGCGAAGTTTTGAATGTCAAGGTTGAGGATATCCAAGAGACTGATAGGGGCATGATTATAGCGATCCCACAAACAAAGACTGGAACTGATAAGAGGCGGGCATTATATGTTTATTCGGCAGGGTATATTAGAAATCATTTAACTTATAGTGGATTGAAAAAGGGCGATAAACTTTTTGGAATAACAAGACCCGCGGTTCATTTAATGCTTCAAAAGGTAGGTAAAGAGGCAGGGATTGATAAACCTTTATCTCCTCATAAATTCAGGCACGCTTCGGCTACTGATATGCTTTTAAGAGGCTACCAAGACCCGATAGTAAAGAAAAAACACGGTTGGACGGCAGATAGCCGAATGATAGCCAGGTATCAACATATTGTCGATGATGACGTAATCAATGCCGAAGCTGAAAAGAAAAACGGAGCGGATACTATCAAAAGACCGATCCGAACTATCAAACAAGCGGAATCTCTTAATATCGCCACTTCTCAATTGCAGTTATCGAAGCTGTCAGCGGAGAATCAAGAACTCCGCGCAAAATTTGAAGAACAGCAAAAGCAAATGAATAAGCAAGATAGAGAGCGCGAGCTTCTTATGACGCTGCTGAAAGAAAAGGGGATCGTATAA
- a CDS encoding VIT1/CCC1 transporter family protein, giving the protein MTKSRRLEEMRKAFARRDVKASALAHAPERIAQAAKEQHGGASDVYIGNMVYGGLDGILTTFAVVSGVAGAKLGISIVLILGMANLLADGFAMAIGAYLSSKSEKEYYQREWQREAWEVEHFPEGERAELYEVYRSHSYSEDDARRLVDIQARDPERWVKAMMINELGMLQDERKPLFSALATLVSFILAGFMPLIVYVLGLFYPISSTEAFTVSVILSALTIFGLGVAKVTVTKLNPLRSGLEMLLVGGLAASVAYLVGALLRSIVG; this is encoded by the coding sequence ATGACTAAGTCCAGACGACTCGAGGAAATGCGTAAAGCATTCGCCCGGCGTGATGTTAAGGCATCAGCATTGGCGCATGCTCCTGAGCGTATCGCCCAGGCAGCCAAAGAGCAGCATGGCGGGGCGAGCGACGTTTATATTGGTAACATGGTCTATGGCGGGCTGGACGGCATCCTTACTACCTTTGCAGTAGTCAGCGGCGTGGCTGGTGCCAAACTGGGCATCAGTATCGTTCTTATCCTGGGCATGGCCAATTTGCTGGCAGACGGTTTTGCAATGGCCATAGGAGCGTACCTTTCTTCCAAGAGCGAAAAGGAGTATTACCAGCGGGAGTGGCAGCGAGAAGCCTGGGAGGTTGAACATTTCCCGGAAGGCGAACGGGCTGAACTCTACGAGGTTTATCGAAGCCACAGTTATTCGGAGGATGATGCACGCCGCCTCGTTGATATCCAGGCCCGCGACCCGGAGAGGTGGGTTAAAGCGATGATGATCAACGAACTCGGGATGCTGCAAGACGAACGAAAGCCGTTATTCAGTGCACTGGCCACGCTGGTGTCTTTCATCCTGGCTGGATTCATGCCGCTTATCGTCTACGTGCTGGGACTGTTCTACCCGATTTCTTCGACCGAAGCCTTCACAGTATCCGTTATATTATCGGCATTGACAATCTTTGGGCTGGGGGTTGCGAAAGTAACTGTTACCAAGTTAAATCCCCTAAGAAGCGGGCTCGAGATGCTATTGGTTGGTGGACTGGCAGCGAGCGTAGCCTACCTGGTTGGCGCGTTGTTGAGGAGCATTGTTGGTTAG
- a CDS encoding NAD-binding protein: MTSYLNRFLKYIIVTISRFNTIIVRMFKFRISESIRSYILIFSFLVLVYSLVFLYLMRTYENKDYDFITAIYWVIVSMTTVGYGDIYFNSTIGRLFSTVVILSGVIMIFGYLFPLVLTPQLEKRLRKEHPSKVQNDLKNHIIICGYNQLVETLIAELDEYEIPFMVIDENEKNISQLISRKIMCVYGDAADENVLQNSNILSARMLIANQSDEKNASIILTAKEISDIQVISIVENEAKAGYLKYAGSDRVISPKTLFGTYIGRKAIDPLTDHLAGATKFFEDLSIVELPIYPHSVLIGKKLKYAVIHQKTGANIVGLWSGGKLSLNPQPEDLIRENSVLLAVGTEKQLESLKKLTEGI; encoded by the coding sequence ATGACCTCGTATCTAAATAGGTTCTTAAAGTATATAATAGTAACTATTTCAAGATTCAATACAATAATAGTAAGGATGTTTAAATTTCGCATAAGTGAATCCATACGGTCGTACATTCTGATTTTTTCATTTCTCGTTTTAGTGTACAGCCTGGTTTTTCTATACCTGATGCGTACATACGAGAACAAGGATTACGATTTTATAACAGCAATTTACTGGGTAATCGTGAGCATGACCACGGTGGGCTATGGCGATATTTATTTTAACTCAACCATCGGGCGCTTATTCAGTACCGTGGTGATCCTCTCGGGCGTGATAATGATATTCGGTTATCTTTTTCCCCTGGTACTCACCCCACAGCTTGAGAAAAGGCTTAGAAAAGAACACCCTTCAAAGGTTCAGAATGATCTAAAAAATCATATTATTATTTGCGGTTATAACCAGCTTGTTGAAACCCTTATTGCTGAACTTGACGAGTATGAGATTCCCTTTATGGTGATTGATGAAAATGAAAAAAACATAAGCCAGCTGATTTCCAGAAAAATCATGTGTGTTTATGGTGATGCGGCAGATGAAAATGTGCTTCAGAATTCCAATATCCTCTCGGCAAGGATGCTGATAGCAAACCAGAGCGATGAGAAAAATGCCAGTATAATTCTTACAGCCAAGGAGATAAGCGATATACAGGTAATATCCATCGTGGAAAATGAAGCAAAAGCAGGCTACCTGAAGTATGCGGGTTCTGACCGGGTAATTTCTCCAAAGACCCTGTTCGGGACGTATATTGGCAGGAAAGCCATCGACCCCCTTACAGACCATCTTGCAGGTGCAACAAAGTTCTTTGAGGATTTGAGCATCGTTGAACTTCCTATTTATCCGCACAGCGTTCTCATCGGAAAAAAATTAAAGTATGCCGTAATCCACCAGAAAACAGGAGCAAATATCGTGGGGCTCTGGAGCGGCGGAAAGCTATCGTTGAATCCGCAACCTGAGGATTTAATAAGAGAAAATTCCGTGCTTCTGGCGGTGGGAACCGAGAAACAGCTTGAATCATTAAAGAAATTGACAGAGGGGATATGA
- a CDS encoding SagB/ThcOx family dehydrogenase, whose amino-acid sequence MSSIGKEFMEKTKFQYLDRSDQSSNLPQPPLEMEYIASRPVIDLPGHENIKIRSIDLRQAIEGRRSIRKYSQQPLTIEELSYLLWVTQGVVQVTPGATFRNVPSAGARHALETYLLINNVRDVPEGIYRFLAIDHKLVEINTDPDIADRVTEGCLGQDFIRKSAVTFIWIADAYRMKWRYGERGYRYLHLDAGHACQNLYLSAGSLDCGVCAIAAFSDDYMNDLLELDGVEQFVIYIATVGKK is encoded by the coding sequence ATGAGTTCCATTGGAAAAGAATTTATGGAAAAAACAAAGTTCCAGTATCTTGACAGGTCTGACCAATCCAGTAACTTACCCCAGCCTCCATTAGAGATGGAATATATTGCGTCAAGACCGGTTATTGATCTTCCCGGGCATGAAAATATCAAAATAAGAAGCATTGACCTGAGGCAGGCAATTGAAGGTCGAAGAAGTATACGCAAGTATTCACAGCAACCATTAACAATTGAAGAACTGTCATATTTACTATGGGTTACACAGGGAGTGGTTCAGGTTACACCTGGAGCAACTTTCAGGAATGTGCCTTCTGCAGGTGCAAGACATGCTCTTGAAACATATCTGCTTATCAATAATGTCAGGGATGTTCCAGAAGGCATTTACAGATTTTTAGCTATTGATCACAAACTGGTGGAAATAAATACGGATCCAGACATAGCTGACAGGGTGACTGAAGGCTGTTTAGGACAGGATTTTATCAGGAAAAGTGCTGTGACTTTTATCTGGATAGCAGATGCGTATAGAATGAAATGGCGGTATGGAGAAAGAGGATACAGGTATCTTCACCTTGACGCAGGACATGCCTGCCAGAATCTGTATCTAAGTGCAGGCTCTTTAGATTGCGGTGTATGCGCCATTGCAGCTTTTTCAGATGATTATATGAACGATCTGCTTGAGCTTGATGGAGTGGAACAATTTGTAATATATATTGCAACTGTGGGGAAAAAATAA
- a CDS encoding hemerythrin domain-containing protein, with the protein MEFIIPRSLKLEHEELHAELAKATQVGGKIGDSAKAVAKILHPHFIKEEEYAMPPLGLLSSLAEGKISTEMKDVLTMTNRLKAELPEMLNEHKAIVSALKNLIDAAKKEKKMEYGQFADKLILHARTEEEVLYPASILVGEYLKRIL; encoded by the coding sequence ATGGAATTCATTATACCGAGATCATTGAAATTAGAGCATGAAGAGCTTCATGCCGAACTCGCAAAGGCAACCCAGGTCGGCGGAAAGATTGGAGATTCTGCAAAAGCTGTTGCGAAGATCTTGCATCCACATTTTATAAAAGAAGAAGAATATGCAATGCCACCGCTTGGATTATTATCTTCTTTGGCGGAAGGGAAAATCTCGACTGAAATGAAAGATGTCCTCACGATGACAAACAGATTGAAAGCTGAACTTCCGGAGATGCTCAATGAGCACAAAGCGATAGTCTCTGCTCTTAAGAATCTCATCGATGCGGCAAAGAAGGAGAAGAAAATGGAATATGGACAATTTGCTGATAAATTGATCCTGCACGCAAGGACCGAAGAAGAAGTCCTTTATCCAGCATCAATATTGGTGGGAGAATATCTGAAACGTATCCTGTGA
- a CDS encoding nucleotidyl transferase AbiEii/AbiGii toxin family protein, producing the protein MLTRKQIEKLALKNRVPLFTQERDYIQAAYLSLLYSKTMSFVFKGGTCLRMAYGSQRYSEDLDFNSALGEDEAFRALETAAKELEYFGIRSEIRNKRMSRSGFGVALSYMGPLYEGRDITKGLVRIDVSLRGESVSEDRITVRTEYDDVKTFIISAASLDHIFAEKVRALLVRGMARDLYDLWFLMERGIKPDLELINSKLALYDRTYSREEMNERIAELEKSWSKDLKPLLGVVVPYDAAVKRVIDGLMSCAIPVHHRGQGTPHKRPH; encoded by the coding sequence ATGCTGACGAGGAAGCAAATAGAGAAGCTCGCTTTGAAAAATCGAGTGCCGCTATTTACCCAGGAGAGGGATTACATCCAGGCTGCATACCTTAGCCTTCTATATTCAAAGACTATGAGTTTCGTATTCAAGGGGGGCACCTGCCTTCGGATGGCTTATGGTTCTCAAAGGTATTCTGAGGATCTGGATTTTAACTCGGCTCTGGGTGAAGATGAGGCTTTCAGAGCACTGGAAACAGCAGCAAAGGAGCTTGAATATTTCGGCATCAGGTCAGAGATCAGGAACAAGAGGATGTCGAGGTCGGGCTTCGGCGTCGCCCTGAGTTATATGGGACCGCTGTATGAAGGCAGGGATATTACCAAAGGTCTGGTGAGGATAGATGTGAGCCTGAGAGGGGAGAGCGTATCAGAGGACAGGATAACGGTGCGTACCGAATACGATGATGTGAAGACGTTTATTATCAGCGCAGCAAGCCTTGACCATATATTTGCAGAAAAGGTGCGGGCACTGCTGGTGAGGGGAATGGCAAGGGATCTATATGACCTGTGGTTCCTGATGGAAAGAGGTATTAAACCCGATCTTGAGTTAATAAACAGCAAGCTTGCTCTCTATGATAGGACTTATTCCAGAGAGGAAATGAACGAGCGCATAGCTGAGCTTGAGAAAAGCTGGAGTAAAGACCTCAAGCCGTTGCTTGGCGTGGTCGTTCCGTATGATGCCGCAGTGAAGAGGGTGATTGACGGGTTGATGTCTTGCGCCATTCCAGTGCATCATCGAGGGCAGGGAACTCCTCATAAACGCCCGCATTGA
- a CDS encoding DUF362 domain-containing protein codes for MVQVGVVRKKDIIQSVKTSVGLAGGLKIQKNSTVLIRPNANTADYPPGSTNPEVLKGAIRAVKEYNPAKIIVAEKSMTTLDTTKVMKHLGLYQVAESEGVDEILSFDDVEWKKVRHPDAKSWPHGFSVPVILDTIDYIIALPIVKTHWTALFTIGLKSQISITSDLDRRQLPHGQNNDELFGNMIAESNLVHKPDFYISDATKCFVTDGPNVGTLREPGIVMATSDVIANDVVGLALLKTLGTIHKIQNRSVWEQPQIKRAVELGLGVKSKNEIQIKSDGVKEIENIKGNII; via the coding sequence ATGGTACAAGTAGGTGTTGTCAGAAAAAAGGATATAATTCAATCTGTAAAAACCTCTGTTGGGCTTGCTGGAGGCTTAAAAATACAGAAGAATTCCACGGTTTTGATCAGACCGAATGCGAACACAGCCGATTACCCGCCCGGTTCGACTAATCCTGAAGTGCTAAAAGGAGCTATTCGTGCGGTCAAGGAATACAACCCTGCAAAGATCATCGTAGCCGAGAAATCAATGACCACACTGGATACTACAAAGGTGATGAAACATCTGGGTCTATACCAGGTGGCTGAATCAGAAGGGGTGGATGAGATATTGTCTTTTGACGATGTAGAGTGGAAGAAGGTGCGGCATCCTGACGCAAAATCATGGCCTCACGGTTTTTCAGTTCCTGTGATCCTTGATACTATCGATTATATTATTGCGCTTCCCATCGTAAAAACGCACTGGACTGCATTGTTTACTATTGGGTTAAAATCCCAGATCAGCATTACCTCGGATCTTGACAGGAGACAGCTTCCTCACGGACAGAACAACGATGAACTCTTCGGTAATATGATCGCAGAATCAAATCTTGTACATAAACCCGATTTTTACATATCAGATGCTACGAAATGTTTTGTGACAGATGGACCCAATGTCGGGACTTTGCGGGAACCTGGCATTGTCATGGCTACAAGTGATGTGATCGCGAATGATGTGGTGGGTCTGGCACTTTTAAAGACACTTGGTACGATCCATAAAATACAGAATAGATCGGTATGGGAGCAGCCTCAGATAAAAAGAGCGGTTGAACTTGGTCTTGGAGTGAAAAGCAAAAATGAAATACAGATCAAAAGTGATGGCGTGAAAGAAATCGAAAATATTAAAGGCAATATTATTTAG
- a CDS encoding VOC family protein: MPTIVHFDLPVDDLERAKKFYKKLFDWKFNQVPMAIAFYLIETKDLNGNQAVGGGTGKRRLPAQNIMNYIGVPSVEEYITKVKKLGGNIITPKTAAPGWGYLAICVDTENNLFGLWQEDKNAK, translated from the coding sequence ATGCCAACAATTGTTCATTTTGACCTGCCTGTAGATGATCTGGAAAGAGCGAAGAAATTCTACAAAAAGCTGTTTGATTGGAAATTCAATCAGGTACCGATGGCAATAGCCTTCTACCTTATCGAGACAAAAGATTTGAATGGGAACCAAGCAGTAGGTGGCGGGACGGGAAAAAGAAGATTGCCTGCACAGAATATCATGAACTACATCGGTGTACCCTCTGTTGAAGAATACATTACAAAGGTAAAGAAGCTGGGTGGTAATATCATCACGCCCAAAACAGCAGCGCCTGGCTGGGGTTATCTTGCGATATGTGTTGATACCGAAAATAATTTATTCGGACTCTGGCAGGAAGATAAAAACGCTAAATGA